The following are encoded in a window of Fusarium verticillioides 7600 chromosome 6, whole genome shotgun sequence genomic DNA:
- a CDS encoding pyruvate dehydrogenase E1 component subunit beta, with translation MSRILRPAARIAASTRALRAPAVPSFAQSAAARVALARPVVFGSAQTRSYADAQSSGVKEVTVRDALNEALAEELEQNEKVFILGEEVAQYNGAYKVTKGLLDRFGEKRVIDTPITESGFCGLAVGAALSGLHPVCEFMTFNFAMQAIDQIINSAAKTLYMSGGIQPCNITFRGPNGFAAGVGAQHSQDYSAWYGSIPGLKVVSPWNSEDAKGLLKAAIRDPNPVVVLENELMYGQSFPMSEAAQKDDFVIPFGKAKIERSGKDLTIVSLGRTVGQSLVAAENLKKKYGVEAEVINLRSVKPLDVETIIQSVKKTGRLLSVESGYPAFGVGSEILALTMEYGFDYLDAPAARVTGAEVPTPYAQKLEEMSFPTEKLIEDYAAKVLRL, from the exons ATGTCTCGCATTCTCCGACCCGCAGCTCGCATAGCTGCTTCGACCCGGGCTCTTCGCGCTCCCGCTGTCCCCTCGTTCGCCCAGTCTGCCGCCGCTCGCGTTGCTCTTGCTCGACCTGTTGTCTTTGGTTCCGCCCAGACCCGATCCTACGCCGATGCCCAGAGCTCTGGTGTCAAGGAGGTCACTGTCCGAGATGCGCTCAACGAGGCCCTcgctgaggagcttgagcagaACGAGAAGGTCTTCATTCTCGGTGAGGAGGTTGCTCAGTACAACGGTGCCTACAAGGTGACCAAGGGTCTTCTCGACCGCTTCGGTGAGAAGCGTGTCATCGATACACCCATTACTGAGTCTGGTTTCTGTGGTCTCGCTGTTGGTGCTGCCCTCAGTGGTCTTCACCCCGTC TGTGAGTTCATGACCTTCAACTTCGCCATGCAGGCCATcgatcagatcatcaactctgCTGCCAAGACCCTATACATGTCTGGTGGTATCCAGCCTTGCAACATCACCTTCCGTGGTCCCAACGGCTTCGCTGCTGGTGTCGGAGCCCAGCACTCCCAGGACTACTCCGCTTGGTACGGCAGCATCCCCGGTCTCAAGGTCGTCTCTCCCTGGAACTCCGAGGATGCCAAGGGTCTCCTGAAGGCCGCCATCCGCGACCCCAACCCCGTCGTTGTTCTCGAGAACGAGTTGATGTACGGACAGAGCTTCCCCATGTCCGAGGCTGCCCAGAAGGACGACTTCGTCATTCCCTTCGGTaaggccaagattgagcgATCCGGCAAGGACCTGACCATTGTCTCCCTCGGCCGCACTGTTGGCCAGTCTCTTGTTGCCgccgagaacctcaagaagaagtacgGTGTCGAGGCTGAGGTTATCAACCTGCGATCCGTCAAGCctctcgatgttgagacCATCATCCAGTCCGTCAAGAAGACCGGCCGTCTCCTGTCCGTCGAGTCTGGCTACCCTGCCTTCGGTGTCGGATCTGAGATCCTTGCCTTGACAATGGAGTACGGCTTTGACTACCTCGATGCCCCTGCTGCCCGTGTCACCGGTGCTGAGGTCCCTACCCCTTACGCccagaagctcgaggagatGTCCTTCCCCACCGAGAAGCTGATCGAGGACTACGCTGCCAAGGTTCTCCGTCTGTAA
- a CDS encoding mitochondrial zinc maintenance protein 1, mitochondrial, giving the protein MATAPAPALNAYRHLMRAARIAFQGDAPILSAAQLQIRNEFRQKASADAADASAAIKHAEEVAKVLRQNVVQGQRTEEGKDTFKLRIHEDIERGDNESIKTAGKGTVGGGCCGGGGKK; this is encoded by the exons ATGGCCACCGCTCCAGCTCCCGCTCTCAATGCTTACCGACACCTTATGCGCGCGGCGCGAATCGCTTTCCAAG GCGATGCCCCTATCCTCTCTGCCGCTCAGCTTCAGATCCGCAACGAGTTCCGCCAAAAAGCCTCggctgatgctgctgatgcttcTGCAGCGATTAAGCATGCCGAAGAGGTAGCAAAGGTCCTTCGTCAGAACGTTGTTCAGGGTCAAAGGACAgaggagggcaaggacaCCTTCA AGCTGAGAATACACGAAGACATTGAGCGAGGCGATAACGAGTCCATCAAGACGGCTGGTAAAGGCACAGTTGGAGGTGGCTGCTGCGGCGGTGGTGGTAAAAAATGA
- a CDS encoding sterol 24-C-methyltransferase yields MVASSTASNLEREDHQRDADFNRAMHGTSAQARGGVAAMFRKGGSAKQAAVDEYFKHWDDKRAEDETPEERAARTAEYATLTRHYYNLATDLYEYGWGQSFHFCRFSQGEPFYQAIARHEHYLAHQIGIKEGMKVLDVGCGVGGPAREIAKFTGAHITGLNNNDYQIERATHYAFKEGLSDQLKFVKGDFMQMSFPDNSFDAVYAIEATCHAPTLKGIYSEIFRVLKPGGVFGVYEWLMTDEYDNDNLRHREIRLGIEQGDGISNMCKVSEGLDAIKDSGFEMLHHEDLAMRPDALPWYWPLAGELRYIQSVGDIFTIVRMTTWGRTIAHGLAGLLETFKLAPAGTKKTADSLALAADCLVAGGRDHLFTPMYLMVARKPSA; encoded by the exons ATGGTTGCCTCATCTACCGCCTCCAACCTCGAGCGCGAGGATCACCAGCGCGATGCCGACTTCAACAGGGCCATGCACGGCACCTCTGCCCAGGCCCgaggtggtgttgctgccatgTTCCGAAAGGGTGGTTCTGCTAAGCAGGCTGCTGTCGACGAGTACTTCAAGCACTGGGACGATAAGCGCGCTGAGGACGAGACTCCTGAGGAGCGAGCT GCCCGTACTGCCGAATACGCCACTTTGACTCGACA CTACTACAACCTTGCTACCGATCTCTACGAGTATGGCTGGGGCCAGTCTTTCCACTTCTGCCGATTCTCCCAGGGCGAGCCCTTTTACCAGGCCATTGCCCGCCATGAGCACTACCTTGCTCACCAGATTGGCATCAAGGAGGGCATGAAGGTTCTCGACGTCGGTTGCGGTGTTGGTGGTCCCGCCCGCGAGATCGCCAAGTTCACTGGCGCCCACATCACCGGTCTGAACAACAACGACTACCAGATTGAGCGTGCTACCCACTACGCTTTCAAGGAGGGTCTGTCAGACCAGctcaagtttgtcaagggtGACTTTATG CAAATGTCTTTCCCTGACAACAGCTTCGATGCCGTTTACGCTATTGAGGCTACTTGCCACGCCCCTACTCTCAAGGGCATCTACAGCGAGATCTTCCGAGTTCTCAAGCCCGGTGGTGTCTTCGGTGTGTACGAGTGGCTCATGACCGACGAGTACGACAACGATAACCTCCGCCACCGTGAGATTCGATTGGGTATCGAGCAGGGCGATGGTATCTCCAACATGTGCAAGGTCTCTGAGGGtcttgacgccatcaagGACTCTGGTTTCGAGATGCTTCACCACGAGGATCTTGCCATGCGCCCTGATGCTCTCCCCTGGTACTGGCCCCTCGCCGGTGAGCTCCGCTACATTCAGTCCGTTGGtgacatcttcaccatcgTACGCATGACCACCTGGGGACGAACCATTGCCCACGGTCTGGCAGGTCTTCTTGAGACATTCAAGCTTGCTCCTGCTGGAACCAAGAAGACTGCTGACAGTCTGGCTCTCGCTGCCGACTGCTTGGTCGCCGGTGGTCGGGATCACCTCTTCACCCCCATGTATCTCATGGTGGCTCGCAAGCCTTCTGCGTAA
- a CDS encoding DnaJ like subfamily C member 2: MASVATVTIPLPALPSGWAADKDFKAIGKLTEATQRTIEPVGPHFLAHARRARHKRTFSEDDRIQAQESTKNVEEGDASDESEPEDPMMLQREAKDWKTQDHYKILGLSKYRWKATEDQIKKAHRKKVLKHHPDKKAAQGRTEDDQFFKCIQKATDVLLDPIKRRQFDSVDEEADVEPPTKKQLQKTDYYKAWSKVFKSEARFSKTHPVPSFGSADATKEQVEEFYNFWYNFDSWRTFEYLDEDVPDDNENRDQKRHQERKNTNARKKKKADDNARLRKLLDDASAGDERIKRFRQEANAAKNKKRFEREAAEKKAKEDAEAAKLAEEKARQEAEAAAKAERESSKKAKEAAKNAVKKNKRVLKGSVKDANYFAAGEPTPADIDSVLGDVETIQGKIDPDEIAALAGKLNGLKVADEIKAVWAGETKRLVEAGKLKEGDVKVLA; encoded by the exons ATGGCTTCCGTGGCTACTGTGACCATCCCCCTTCCCGCCCTTCCCAGCGGCTGGGCTGCCGACAAGGACTTCAAGGCCATCGGCAAGCTCACTGAGGCTACTCAGCGAACCATCGAGCCCGTTGGACCTCACTTCCTCGCCCACGCTCGCCGTGCCCGCCACAAGCGCACTTTCTCTGAGGATGACCGCATCCAGGCTCAGGAGAGCACCAAGAACGTTGAGGAAGGCGACGCCAGCGATGAGAGCGAGCCTGAGGATCCTATGATGCTCCAGCGTGAGGCCAAGGACTGGAAG ACCCAGGACCACTACAAGATTCTCGGCCTCTCCAAGTACCGATGGAAGGCTACTGAGgaccagatcaagaaggctcaCCGCAAGAAGGTCCTCAAGCACCACCCCGATAAGAAGGCCGCCCAGGGCCGTACCGAGGACGATCAGTTCTTCAAGTGTATCCAGAAGGCCACCGACGTCCTTCTTGACCCCATCAAGCGTCGCCAGTTCGACTCCGtcgatgaggaggctgatgTCGAGCCCCCTACCAAGAAGCAACTCCAGAAGACCGACTACTACAAGGCATGGAGCAAGGTCTTCAAGTCTGAGGCTCGCTTCTCCAAGACACACCCCGTCCCCTCATTCGGCAGTGCCGACGCCACCAAGGAGCAGGTCGAGGAGTTCTACAACTTTTGGTACAACTTCGACAGCTGGAGAACCTTCGAGTACCTCGACGAGGATGTCCCCGATGACAACGAGAACCGTGATCAGAAGCGACACCAGGAGCGCAAGAACACCAACGctcgcaagaagaagaaggctgacgACAACGCCCGTCTCCGCAAGCTGCTAGATGACGCTTCTGCCGGCGATGAGCGCATCAAGCGATTCCGACAGGAGGCCAACgccgccaagaacaagaagcgtTTCGAGCgcgaggctgctgagaagaaggccaaggaggatgctgaggccgccaagctcgccgaggagaaggctCGCcaggaggccgaggctgctgccaaggctgaaCGTGAGtcctccaagaaggcgaaggaggctgccaagaacgccgtcaagaagaacaagcgTGTCCTCAAGGGTTCCGTCAAGGACGCCAACTACTTCGCTGCCGGCGAGCCCACGCCCGCTGACATCGACTCCGTTCTCGGCGATGTCGAGACCATCCAGGGCAAGATCGACCCcgatgagattgctgctcttgctggtAAGCTCAACGGTCTCAAGGTTgccgatgagatcaaggctgtctGGGCCGGCGAGACCAAGCGACTCGTCGAGGCTGGTAAGCTCAAGGAGGGAGATGTTAAGGTCTTGGCTTAA